The genomic interval TAGAGTGTTTAACATTTACAggcccaggcatggctgtgtggttaggaagcttgcttcttagctatatggtttcgggttcagtcccaccgtgtggcaccttgggcaagtgtcttctgctatagcccctcgctgactgaagctttgtgattgaatttggtaggtggaagttactgccgtgtgtgtatatgtctgtgtatgtgcttgtgcctctccgaaagagagagagggaatatcTATGGACAGGGTATAGGGTTCTGATTGCTCTGAAATACTAAGCTGGAAACCAAGTAGCAatctaaatgttttaaataaaggaCAATGGCAACCTAACTAACTACTCAGTCTGCCTTACACTTAGGAAACTTGAGTTAAAATCTTGCCTTCAATTGATGATCCAGTTTAAGTCAAGATTTACGGCTATTTGATATTTTGCGATGATACTCTtttatataacaatgaaaatattttgctttttactaTCTTACATTTATTAACTTCAACATTTTTTGTTTGTGATTGTTTGGACACGCCTACTACATTTATAAtcaatacataataaaaaaagaaaattaagaagttaataaatgcaaaaaagattaaaaggcaacattatttttactgttactgAAAAGACTACTTTATCAAAAGAATAACATGTAGCTATaaagtaaagataaaaaaatgtagTGTGTAATAAATTATACCTGAAACTATAAGTGTTCTTGACTAAAATCTTTCATAAACTTAGATGACTCATTAGACAAGATTATTAGTTCCGGCTTCTGGAATTCTAGGTAGATTAAATAAGATGTTTGTCATatttaaaatacacatttttaCTTGGTTTTTATGTTAATAGCTCACTCATAGGACCCTGGACATCTTTCTTTGTCTAGGACTAGGAACATTACtccattaaccctttaacattcaaattactctgacAAATGCAAGGCTTATTCATCCATATTAGTTTAAAGTAATCATTTATCATCTCAcagatttgagattttgatgatgttattgtctatatttagagtgacattgtagggtgggtgtgagaggctagatctgaccagtttgaacataaaacaggaggcatatttgggctggatatggctagcttaaatgctaaagggttaaactatctCTGGAATGGTtgactgagaagtaatgtttgatTACATGTTAGTAATTAGAATATGGGCAAAAAAAAGTATTCCAGGGTATATTTCTTGGGTAGAAAttcactgagctggcagaatcattagcatatgggaaaaaatgcttagtggcatttcttctggctctttacattctgagttcaaatcccactgaagtcaacttttctGAGTTGAtctaataaaataccagtgaagttctggggttgatgcaattgattaAACCCCACTTACTCTAAAAATTATCAATCTTGTGccggagtgactgtgtggtaagaagcttgtttaccatccacatggttccgggttcagtcccactgcatggcaccttgggcaagtctcttctactatagcctcgggccgaccaaagccttgtgagtggatttggtagacggaaactgaaagaagcccgtcgtatatatatatatatatgtatgtgtgtttgtgtgtctgtgtttgtccccccaccatcgcttgacaattgatagcggttcggcaaaaagagaccgatagaataagtactaggcttacaaagaataagtcctggggtcgatttgctcgaccaaaggtggtgttccagcatggccacagtcaaatgactgaaacaagtaaaagagtatatttcgAGGGTAGAAAATCTTggtaaccccaccaccaccaaaaaagaaaacgaCAAACTTAACTATATGATATTGTGGAATGAATGACAGTAGTAGTGATGTGGAGGGAAGAAGGGAGAAGGAGGAGTATTGAATGGGCTTTGTTGTGGTTGTCGGGATTTACAAACAGCTAGTTTAATGTAGCAGAGATCATTGTGATTGcataaaagagacagaaagaatgtAGATTTATAACCAGCCTATTAAATGAACAACTTTTATCTGAAATATTCTAGACTGTGCATGTCTGTAAATatctgtgtacatgcatgtttatgcatgcattgTGTATTTGCATTCTTCCCTCAAAATATGAGTAGCTGTCCAGGCATGTCTTGTCTGGGCCACATGTCTCTGAAATAAAGCTTACACTCAGGTTTCAGATTGTTTTAATCTATTATAATCTAGTAATGTTTCAAGTGACACTTAGCATATATGTCATTGTCTACATAATAATAGGGGGTAATTACTGAAGTACTGCCAAATTGTTTGTAGTTCGAATCATGTCTCAGCCATGacattttgttattaattaaacaatatactTACTTTGCTTGCTTTAACCAACCTtattagagaatatatatatNNNNNNNNNNNNNNNNNNNNNNNNNNNNNNNNNNNNNNNNNNNNNNNNNNNNNNNNNNNNNNNNNNNNNNNNNNNNNNNNNNNNNNNNNNNNNNNNNNNNNNNNNNNNNNNNNNNNNNNNNNNNNNNNNNNNNNNNNNNNNNNNNNNNNNNNNNNNNNNNNNNNNNNNNNNNNNNNNNNNNNNNNNNNNNNNNNNNNNNNNNNNNNNNNNNNNNNNNNNNNNNNNNNNNNNNNNNNNNNNNNNNNNNNNNNNNNNNNNNNNNNNNNNNNNNNNNNNNNNNNNNNNNNNNNNNNNNNNNNNNNNNNNNNNNNNNNNNNNNNNNNNNNNNNNNNNNNNNNNNNNNNNNNNNNNNNNNNNNNNNNNNNNNNNNNNNNNNNNNNNNNNNNNNNNNNNNNNNNNNNNNNNNNNNNNNNNNNNNNNNNNNNNNNNNNNNNNNNNNNNNNNNNNNNNNNNNNNNNNNNNNNNNNNNNNNNNNNNNNNNNNNNNNNNNNNNNNNNNNNNNNNNNNNNNNNNNNNNNNNNNNNNNNNNNNNNNNNNNNNNNNNNNNNNNNNNNNNNNNNNNNNNNNNNNNNNNNNNNNNNNNNNNNNNNNNNNNNNNNNNNNNNNNNNNNNNNNNNNNNNNNNNNNNNNNNNNNNNNNNNNNNNNNNNNNNNNNNNNNNNNNNNNNNNNNNNNNNNNNNNNNNNNNNNNNNNNNNNNNNNNNNNNNNNNNNNNNNNNNNNNNNNNNNNNNNNNNNNNNNNNNNNNNNNNNNNNNNNNNNNNNNNNNNNNNNNNNNNNNNNNNNNNNNNNNNNNNNNNNNNNNNNNNNNNNNNNNNNNNNNNNNNNNNNNNNNNNNNNNNNNNNNNNNNNNNNNNNNNNNNNNNNNNNNNNNNNNNNNNNNNNNNNNNNNNNNNNNNNNNNNNNNNNNNNNNNNNNNNNNNNNNNNNNNNNNNNNNNNNNNNNNNNNNNNNNNNNNNNNNNNNNNNNNNNNNNNNNNNNNNNNNNNNNNNNNNNNNNNNNNNNNNNNNNNNNNNNNNNNNNNNNNNNNNNNNNNNNNNNNNNNNNNNNNNNNNNNNNNNNNNNNNNNNNNNNNNNNNNNNNNNNNNNNNNNNNNNNNNNNNNNNNNNNNNNNNNNNNNNNNNNNNNNNNNNNNNNNNNNNNNNNNNNNNNNNNNNNNNNNNNNNNNNNNNNNNNNNNNNNNNNNNNNNNNNNNNNNNNNNNNNNNNNNNNNNNNNNNNNNNNNNNNNNNNNNNNNNNNNNNNNNNNNNNNNNNNNNNNNNNNNNNNNNNNNNNNNNNNNNNNNNNNNNNNNNNNNNNNNNNNNNNNNNNNNNNNNNNNNNNNNNNNNNNNNNNNNNNNNNNNNNNNNNNNNNNNNNNNNNNNNNNNNNNNNNNNNNNNNNNNNNNNNNNNNNNNNNNNNNNNNNNNNNNNNNNNNNNNNNNNNNNNNNNNNNNNNNNNNNNNNNNNNNNNNNNNNNNNNNNNNNNNNNNNNNNNNNNNNNNNNNNNNNNNNNNNNNNNNNNNNNNNNNNNNNNNNNatatatatatatatatatatatatatgtgtgtgtgtgtgtgtgtgtgtgtgtgtgtgtgtgtatatatatatatatatatatatatatatacacaataagattaagaaaatagagagataattaataaattatttattaattaaaaaattgacaaacatctcttacagctgtttcaattcaagacattcagaaaattaattaatgaaattgaaaattatttgtaaGTCAAATCTCATCAGAGGTagtttaagatatacaaaatatatacaatcttacagttgaatattaactgtaatgttcaacattctttgtataggtaactaaccagtactttcataAGATTTTGCTATCCTTTAATGAGGTTTGTAACCCTTATatgaactatatgtatatatacatatatatatatatatacatacatatatatatgtgtgtatatatatataaatatatatatatatatataattaaatattaggataaagactttataagaatttatcaagtagttagcatgaaaaaaacccataagggaaaaaaaccatcattttttccctataaatatatttaatttatataagggcattattatacaataatgcctcacgctaagagggactctagaagtcaaactactataataagcacatttttaccgatcgcgagggaatgcaactctcaaagctaacctccttttgagagttgcattccctcgcaatcggtaaaaatgtgcttattatagtagtttgacttctggagtccctcttagcgtgaggcgttattgtataataatgcccttatataaattaaattatatatatatatataactctttaacCTGTTTCAACTTTAAAGCTGTATTCATGCGGAGACATCAGTGTTAGTATTAATTGTCACtccaccacatatatattattgtatgtgaAAGGATAAGTGGCATTTAGGTAAAACTATTTGCAACAATTCAAATACctaaattttaaataacttttgGTTAAAATGATTCTGCTCGTATATTTTGCTTTGATTTAACAAATACTAAATATTATGATTTATtccaaacaaatttttttctattaataatggctctcttttgttgtttttgcccccttttttattttgtttagataTTTCGGTATTTTGTGAGAATTAAGGTGATATCTGAACAGATCAACTCAGTCACTTACTCCTCCATTGGTTCATCTCCAAACTTACGTCCTATGGAAGGAGGCAATAATATCTACACAGGCTCACCAGATTCTCCTCATTTTTCTCGTCGAATTTCCCGTCTCTCTGATGTAGATGACATAAAACGTGACCTCAGTAATATAACCGATGACTCTAATGACGACAGCTACCCACTGGCTCATATCAACACTGTTTTCTCTTCACCTTCAAACAGCATTGATTCTGGCTTCCAGTCTCCTTCCATTGAGTGCTTATCGTTATCTTTTTCTCCAGACATTTCTCTCTCCTCAAACCATACTTCATCTTCTCAAAGGAAAGATTATCACAAATCAACAATAAATGGCACTCAATATCCAAAACAGGAGCTTGATATTAATTTCGCTTCACCAGAGGGAAATGTCTCTTCTTGGACTACAAAGACTCCGTCTACTTCATTTATTGAACTCTCGCTTAACGATTCCAGTTCCTGGAAGAACAACGTTGTCCCATTGGCTGACCCTACTCCAATGCAATGTTCAACTCCCCTATTACCACGTAACTTGAAAATCTTAGCAACCCCTCCAATCACAAGCTGTTCAACAAACAATgtggaatttattttaaattctcaaagcTTCCAGTTATCTTCATTGTCCTCTTCTACAACTTCTACAACCAATTCTGTTGGATTGCCACTTTCCAAACCAAAGGAACTTGTAATAGAAATTCTAAAACCTGTTTCCTTCTCTGAGGCTCAAATATCACCACTTGCTCCCACTGCCCCATCTTTCCAGCCTGCTACATTGAATAACCAATCTAAAACCCAGACTAGTAAGtactttatagatatttttcaacagttttaatttattatataaatatttaaagttgAATTATTAAATAGatttgccagtaccgctggactggcttctgtgcaggtggcacgtaaaatacaccattttgagcgtggccgttgccagtaccgcctgactggccttcgtgccggtggcacgtaaaagcacccactacactctcggagtggttggcattaggaagggcatccagctgtagaaactttgccaaatcagattggaacctggtgtagccacctggtccaccagtcctcagtcaaatcgtccaacccatgctagcatggaaagcggacgttaaatgatgatgatgatgatgatgatgattatattgaaattaaattcattatattaattgattgataacattatatatagacacatagtgctaaaataaactaaaaacatAAAAGTGTTGTATTCTAATTCTGCCACCAAGGAGTTTATATATTAGTTGTATTAATCAGCTAACTTCAGATAAAAAATAAGTCTTATTCTTATTTCATTgcattaaaataagtattaacCACTTAAGCAATTTATCataaaactttcatttcatattagcatgagaaaatggatttaaaaatgtgaaattaaaatgaaatagatCCAGATAAAGATCTTATAATATTATCTTCATCTTACAttctactatataatatatatataactttacttgATAGAACCTGGAGAAAAACTGACCCAGACTGAAAAGACATCAAATCCACAGGTTAGTACTTTGTTTATCTTCtgtatgtgaatgaaaatgaCGTATAAGATTACCATCTAAGAAGTCCTTAATCCATAACTTGAAGGGGTGGCATGGAccttgttgtttaactccagggcAGCCCTGATTGAGAAGACTTATGATCAGCAGTATTCCAGTAGTGTCTACAAGTCTTATTTTTGTGACATAGTTTATGTAAGACTACATTAGCAAATATATTGCTTATCATATCAATAGGTTGGGTgtaacttgagggagatttggctgccatttctagcatgtcaactAACTGTTAAGAAAAGAGTCTGTTGAACTTCAAAATGACACATTTAATTCTCTATCTGAAGttttgtttaaccacaggtcaaaaCTGAACTGAGAAGACCTCTGATGTGGTATGTTCTACTCAGCCATGACCACACCATCTTTATACTTGATCATAATTATTTATGATTACATAATCTAATGTACCCTCTCTTTTTTTAAGTTGATAATggaaatttggcttctatttctagcagactgtgtGACCACATGAGGGATCCCTAAATTAATGAGGGATCCCTTCATTAATTTAGTTTATCAACTCAAGAAAAGGTGCCAGTCCTAATGGCTAtgctggggttatagtagaaagcacttgcccaagataccatgtaGCAGGACTGGACCTGAAACCAcaaggttgaaaagcaagcttcttagccacacagccatgtagatttttaatttcatttgactcaaatgtttttgttacttgttttattgaatatttgctttattattattattattattattattattattattattattatttttatttttttatttttttgtagactTTGGGTAGCAGCCAGTTCAACAAGCGACCTCCGTTCTCTTATGTGAAGTTAATAGAAAATGCACTTAACAGTCGTCATGATAAACGCATGACCTTAAAAGAAATCTACCGATGGATTGAAACCAACTATCCTTATTACAGCAACACTACAAAGCTTGGATGGAAGGTTTGTTCCCCTTTGCCATGTGGAAACTGTATATTTTAGGCTATATTGTTATGTTGAGTATATCCTTAGATTATTTGCTAAAATTCTATGTAAAGACAGATGTAAGCACCTTTTCTGTATGTAGAGTATTTATGaaatgtatctttgtgtatggaAAAAGGTGCAGTTGACTGAATTAGTTTCAGTCCTATGTTGGGATTTTATCAGTAAATATGCATTCACTTTAACTATCCACAGACACTTCTTTTAAACCTACTATCACATTGGACTtgagtaaattatatttaaagcaTTCTTGGCAGCTagtttcattaataaattatcatcctcatcctcatcatcacttaacatctgttttccatgctggcatgggttggatgctttgacaggagctgacctgctgaagggctgttcaggctccatgtctgttttggcatggtttctatggctggatgcccttcttaatgccagccactttacagaatgtgctgggtgcttttatgcaacaccagcatgggtgctttttatatgcacCAGCAActatgagcctgcaagattaaCGATGCTCAGCTGAAATTcgtctgtagaaaatctgcctcaacagattCCATCCAACCTGTGCAAGTAtggaaacatggacattaaaagaatgatgatgacaatgatatataaaagGATTAAATCCTGTAAACACAGTATGTTTTCTTTGCAGATTATATTATTCAACCTGTGTAGTTCCACTTAATGtgacataatattttatttctttaatgcccacagagggctaaacatagaaggggacaaacaaggacagacacagggattaagtcgattacatcgaccccagtgcgtacttaatttatcgaccccaaaaggatgaaaggcaaagttgacctcagtggaatttgaactcagaatgtaacggcagacgaaataccgctaagcatttcgcccagtgtgctaacaattctaccaactcgccgccttcatGTGACATAATATTTGTCCTtggatagcaactgttatttcctatttgcttacctttagaaagtatgaaaaatggctaatatttccttcaaactttgcttctgttacatttattcaaaacccaaagaatccctttcagtacatggctatgatgctctccaacTACTCCTACTCATGACCAGAgacgcacatattgtcagccacttaGAGTtagggtcaagcaactgacaatcaaatctgtGGTTTTGAGTAGAATATTagatataatgatatttctgcttcagcaactcagtgctgaatctatctgaaatgtatTGGAAAATAAGTccgtttcaaaacattgatgtccaagtAACAAAAGCAAACTTGAAGGGAATTgtagtcatttccttttatttctagatagaagcaaataggaaatgacactaaaaaaaaaaaaaaaaaatctgttacacagtgtaatgatTGTCAAGAAATGCTTCCTTGTTCATTTGTTCAGTCATTTATTGTTCAGTAATGGCTTAAAGCATGGGTACACTGGGCAGTTGTCCAGAGCCTTCACGAACCAAATCTGTTCTACATATACTGTGGCTtgcaaccaataaataaatactgtaggGTCCAGCACATTCATTTGGCATGGACCTATAACATTGCTAAGATGGCCCTGCTTCTGTCTATTACTCTTGCTTCTATAATCAACTCTGGAAGAATGGAAGACAAAGTGGGTGCTGATAGGCTTTCAAATATTCagtataaagggacataactacgTGCTGCTAAGTCCTCGCTTCAATGCTTTAACTAGATTTTTGTAGTTGCAATTAGTTGAAattttgtttctctgtgtatgtttttgtatagtcATTATTATGATACCTTAGCTATTTTACTTGAAATTGAGTCAACAGAACACTCAGCtatttgttgttcagtagtttattttaatttaactttatcattttttaattttatagaaTTCAATTCGCCATGATTTATCTACCAACAAATGTTTCGTTCGAGAACCAACTCGTTACTATGGTTCTCACTGGAAATTGGTTTCAACTGTTAAAGACACGgtttcgtcatcatcgtcattgttgtcgtcgtcgtcatcatcatcatcatcatcatcatcatcatcatcaacggtATCAACAACAActtcgttgtcattatcatcatcagtgttaACATCATATTCATCACCCTCATTATCATCTGTTGCCACAAGTAAGTCTTTTTCTCAGCAACTTAGAATTGAATCTATGGATTGTGTCATTTGTGAAATCTGTCTTagaaatgttaatttatttagatgtttcaacacacacacacacacacacacacacacacacacacacacacacacacactctctctctctctctctctcacacacacacacacactcacacactttatttctttctcacacacacatacgtacatacatatcataccAAGGTACTgtaaataaagatagagtgaccctagaatattacaccagactaagaaaaatatggcagtctgaactctcctcttacaactaGACAATATCCAACAGTGCAGTTACAGTTCCAGTGCTCATTCCATACTCAACTAgtctgtagaagaaatccactcTATAGACATTAAAGCCCATAAGATTCTAACATAAACTGCAAATCTCCacaaaaataatgatatcaaccagctctacctaagaagaaataaaggaagtaGGGGGTTGAGATCATTGCAGacagcctttgaatgtcacaGTCTGTCTCAGAtagcacttgctaaacaacagcagcaaaaataaaaaacgtTAACTTAGTGCTGAGAAGTGAAGAAAACAGTATCCTATATGCTGGAAGTGAGCATCTCAGAAAGTACTCTCTTCCTGATACAACCCCAAATCAGCCAGATTGCTGGAGGTGAAACTCTCtgtataccaaaaaaaaaaagaccatgttTAGGTAGGTTTCTCATAGAATTGAAGAAGATAGTAAAATTGACATGAAGCGAAGCCTCTCTTGGACTTGTGGCTGCTAAATCACATCACACTTCAAAGGCATTCAATATCTAGACATCTCaaacaaagaattaaaatggATTTTCTTCTAGTTGGTTTGCTATATTTATTATTGCAATCGTTaattttctttcaggttttcCTTTCAATTTTAACAATTATATGAATTTTCTATTTTGGATATGTGGCAATTCAGTtaattagttataaaaatatttataaattagttctatgctgtcaacttaatgtgacagtcccatgaagggaataatactactgctattaactcacattaagttgacagcatacaactactttatcgcatcactactgcataaatctctctgggagatttagaaatgtattatttctatatttataaatgtttattgctTTCCTTAACCAATTTTCTCCTCATTCAAATGTTTCAGGTTCAAAGTATAAACCTCAGTCTCCTGTTGTTAATACTATGAACAGCATACCATCTGTGATTTCTTCAGGAACTCATCCGAAATTATCTATTAACAGTCAAACAAAAGCTAATAGTAGACGTAAAGGTCAGTGTGAATAttgaattttgtcttttattttaggtttttatttttttatttattttcttatttttgaatcatcatcatcatttaacatctgttttgctCCACAACCTTTTTTTACTTGTGgtgcatttatattcttttcaaaatttgacgGCACACCTGAATTAAAAATATAGCTAAAAGTATAGGTAAAAAAAGTTATATTCAGGTAACACTGCGGCACACTTAGCATTGCCGTGTGGCATACCAGTGTGCTGCGAAAAATTGGTTGTGGAACACTGGGTTAGACGGTTCAACTTGGGACTGgtgagctggagagctgcaccaggatccagtcatctgttttggtttggtttctatggctggatgccctttctaatgccaaccactttactgagtgtacggggtgcctttcacatgtcaccagcacaaatGGCAtggtaattaataattatatactaatTACGCAGTGGAACTGCAGAAGAATTCCAAAGTAACTCCCTTGTAGTATCTTGCTTTTATCCTGTGTCATGAgttcaacttcgcttttcctttttccagaattaataaaatgactgtgtggttaagaagcatgctttgcagtcatgtgatttcaggtgccttctgaatgaatttggtagagagaaactgtgtggaagcttgttgtgtatatgtatgtgtgtgtgtgtgtctttgtgcctgttcgCCCCCATCTCCGCTACCACtatttgacaatcaatgttggtatGCTAAAATTTAGCAGACTGGCAAAAAagattgattgaataagtacccgACTTattgactgcagtccaatgagggaaacaagtaaaaggcaataTAATGTACCATACTAATTTAAAAACTAGTGTTAATAATATGATAATTTGATACAAGTGACTATACTCTTCCCCAATAAACATCagtcaaaataaatttaatacaggACAAATCATacagcaaaaaataaatttataaattcttagtGATCCAGGACTGTTAcccaatttatattattttttttcttatttgaaattatttcttttacatttttttgaaaCTGGTTTTAATATGAcaacttcccttttattcttgAAACATTTAAGCCAAAATAATTCAATGTCAACTAATTAGTTTCTCAATTTATGATTATTTCTTCCAAGCAGTgttaggtgcagacatggctcgGCACCAGTACTTTCTTGTTCTTaggcctagtacatattctactggctacttttgctaaactgctaagttatgggaacataaacaaaccaacacacacacacacacacacacacacacactgagcttcttttagtttccatccaccaaatccacttccaaggctttggttggcctggggctggAGTAGAAGATACACAtctaaggtgctacacagtggaattgaacctggaaccatgtggttcagaagcaaacctCCTATCACATAGCCTGCAGAGAAGAaaaatcttgttttcttttacttctcaAATGTTTGAAGATGATATTTCCTtgtgaaaatttcaatttttaatttttgttgttttgaa from Octopus bimaculoides isolate UCB-OBI-ISO-001 chromosome 5, ASM119413v2, whole genome shotgun sequence carries:
- the LOC106874394 gene encoding serine-rich adhesin for platelets; amino-acid sequence: MEGGNNIYTGSPDSPHFSRRISRLSDVDDIKRDLSNITDDSNDDSYPLAHINTVFSSPSNSIDSGFQSPSIECLSLSFSPDISLSSNHTSSSQRKDYHKSTINGTQYPKQELDINFASPEGNVSSWTTKTPSTSFIELSLNDSSSWKNNVVPLADPTPMQCSTPLLPRNLKILATPPITSCSTNNVEFILNSQSFQLSSLSSSTTSTTNSVGLPLSKPKELVIEILKPVSFSEAQISPLAPTAPSFQPATLNNQSKTQTKPGEKLTQTEKTSNPQTLGSSQFNKRPPFSYVKLIENALNSRHDKRMTLKEIYRWIETNYPYYSNTTKLGWKNSIRHDLSTNKCFVREPTRYYGSHWKLVSTVKDTVSSSSSLLSSSSSSSSSSSSSSSTVSTTTSLSLSSSVLTSYSSPSLSSVATSSKYKPQSPVVNTMNSIPSVISSGTHPKLSINSQTKANSRRKEPPLILPRPNVAPQAYALIPIHTNNLTLQNPSTISTPLIIQLPTISTTNPVKNCTGNLMSNTEIPASQNYPLTSTPILPASNNHQISVKDLLLFDQNSLSKSQNLAEEYLQSLPQETAEQHSSKRLCLKANMNLNTTTKKSLLSDHNFQEQKPPANKKNRRKQKFVLKEMNPLDSSVIEDSFSLNKELRPKVVQSISNTSLDIMSSSLPLTQKPSVTSVPNICDSSLDSSFPELTEEEDQTFLSNLDSNSIYSRRKPNILSRKSFSQNNFTTKQDGPEKLSMFSTSTSNNILESDFGNLFDIPLASCNNPDTNTGDLHDQLKVNNCIETISWDDCHFM